The sequence TAACTTGGCCGTCAGAACGGCTGATCTTCTGCCTCAACAGTTTCAGCTCCCCATTCTTCTTCTCCACCTGCTCTCTTAAACAGCACACTTGGCTTTTGCTATGCCTAGAGGAGAAGCAGTATGAATGAAGGGAGTCAATGAGCTTGCAGGCTCCTGACGCAGACATGATGACCTCATTGATTGACATGGGATTGGCATCAGTGTCTCCTTTCTGACCTACAACGGCTTCTGTCGCAGGCTTAGGAGTCAGATCTGCAGGGGATGCAGACAGGCTTTGGGAAGGTTTTTGGGGAACAACTGTAAGAGAGGAAGTAGAGGAGGTTTCCGTTAAACATGTATCCTGCTCCATGGCATTATTACTACAGCTAGGTTCAACATTTCTTCTTAACCGCTTCCTTTCCAGTTGCTCTTTTGGAAAAGATGACTTTTCTCTTGTGTGCTTGGAGAAAAAGCTGTAAGAGTGAAGAGAGCCAATGAACTTGCATGCTCCGGATACAGGAGGTGTGAAATCATCTTCTGATATACCACTTCGGTCTGTTTTCAGGTTCCCAGGATGGACCACCATTTCAGAACAATCCTCTATAGAAGGCTTCTCTGGTTTATTATGGGCCACTTTTGTGACTAGGTTATCAGCCAGCATCCTCCTAAGGGAGCCTTCAAGCTGGACCTGGAAATTCTCTCCCTGCTCAGAGAGTGACCCAATTTCAGCTTGAAGAGTCACTTGCTCCATTTCTTGAGTTTCATTCATTATCAAGTCTCGGTCAGAAGATAAGATTCCCTCCATTACCTCACAGTTTTCTTCCTTTGGTGGACTGCCATCTCTGTAGAGAGCCTGGCTTGctactttcctcctcctcttgacATAATCACTACCGTCTCCCCTTTTTTCTGAAAGCTGGAAAACAGTtggcacagctgtgggtttgagCAGCCGATGCTGATCTTCCAGCCGTTTTGAAAAGCTGTCTTTAGTGAAGTGCTCGCTGCACAGAAAGGAATACTTGGTGGGAATCCAGTTATCCCTCTgaactgcttttaaccactggaTCAGTCGCTTAGAGTCCTTTAATGGAAACCTACAAAACAATGGACAAAAACAAAGAGGTATTATGTATGGTTCCtctatgactccccccccccttttttttttttttgctgtcaagtcacagatggCTTATAGTAACCCTGTAGAGATTTTAAGGGAAGAGATGctgagaggtggtttgtcattgcctgccttggcATCACGGCCCTGGTGGTCCCCCTTCCAAATGCTGTTCAGGGCTGACTCTGCATagctttccaagatctgacaaaacagggctagcctggactatccaggtcagggctctatAAGATATAACATTCAGGAATTAATCCCTAAAAGATGATTGGCCAGGTAACACAGATTGGTTCAGATAACAGTTATGCTTTCCTCCAGCACAAGGAACCTTCTCCTGAT is a genomic window of Paroedura picta isolate Pp20150507F chromosome 8, Ppicta_v3.0, whole genome shotgun sequence containing:
- the THAP4 gene encoding peroxynitrite isomerase THAP4 isoform X1, coding for MVICCAALNCSNRQGKAAQGRAAVSFHRFPLKDSKRLIQWLKAVQRDNWIPTKYSFLCSEHFTKDSFSKRLEDQHRLLKPTAVPTVFQLSEKRGDGSDYVKRRRKVASQALYRDGSPPKEENCEVMEGILSSDRDLIMNETQEMEQVTLQAEIGSLSEQGENFQVQLEGSLRRMLADNLVTKVAHNKPEKPSIEDCSEMVVHPGNLKTDRSGISEDDFTPPVSGACKFIGSLHSYSFFSKHTREKSSFPKEQLERKRLRRNVEPSCSNNAMEQDTCLTETSSTSSLTVVPQKPSQSLSASPADLTPKPATEAVVGQKGDTDANPMSINEVIMSASGACKLIDSLHSYCFSSRHSKSQVCCLREQVEKKNGELKLLRQKISRSDGQVRKLKEKLDELKRINFPFLSNLLSQDCGTPQLNPVIEPLSWMLGTWLSDPPGDGTFPTMKPFQYLEEVQISHVGQPMLNFSFNAFHPDTRKPMHRECGFIRIKPDTNKVAFISAQNTGLVEVEEGEVNGQELSIASHSIARISFAKKPHVEQITRKFRLNSDGKLEQTVSMATTTQPMTQHLHITYKKVTP